The Solanum lycopersicum chromosome 6, SLM_r2.1 genome has a window encoding:
- the LOC101248487 gene encoding receptor-like protein kinase HERK 1, protein MLSLNSLFFVLLLGFFCVCSGFDPVDEYLIDCGSSKDTNFGNRVFVSDKSGSGSKFLSVSQDILADNTKSSDSPIYQTARVFTQTSSYKFPISKLGRHWIRLHFSPFVYQSYDMSLATFSVSTQQNVLLGNFSPKKDVSVKEFSVNVTTGDLVITFSPLSDSFAYVNALEVVSAPDSLITDDASTFGPSGVFSGMYAQALETVARVNMGGPAVSSENDTLWRSWVPDKDYLTQPDFAKSLSKIGSVKYLAGGATSDIAPPSVYGTCTKMNVDGAGNDASANFNVTWVFNVDVGFQYFIRLHLCDIVSTAANQLLFNMYVDSSNIASDFDLSSKVQSRLATAYYMDFVTPQANTNNISISIGPSPKSGFPDAFLNGVELLKLNNSRGSLADVSSIPPPSSSGSKKNIGVIVGAVVGVTLVLLVIGFLFCMRRRRKQEQLGLSKTWIPLSIGGGGLSHTMGSKYSNGTTLSAASNLSYRIPFAAMLAATKKFDESLVIGIGGFGKVFKGVLNDGTNVAIKRGNPSSQQGLREFQTEIEMLSQFRHRHLVSLIGYCDEKNEMILVYEYMENGTLKSHLYGSDMPSMSWKQRLEICIGAARGLHYLHTSYAKAVIHRDVKSANILLDENMMAKVADFGLSKAGPELDQTHVSTAVKGSFGYLDPEYFRRQQLTEKSDVYSFGVVLFEVLCARPVIDPSLPREMVNLAEWAMKWQKKGQLEQIIDPNLAGKIRPDSLRKFGETAEKCLADFGVDRPSMGDVLWNLEYALQLQEAVIQVDPDENSSNLIGELSPQVNDFSHVDATTSAMQFEASNLDDLSGVSMSKVFSQLVKSEGR, encoded by the coding sequence ATGTTGTCattaaatagtttattttttgtactGTTGTTGGGTTTTTTCTGTGTTTGTTCTGGATTTGATCCAGTGGATGAGTACTTAATAGACTGTGGATCTTCAAAAGATACTAATTTTGGTAATAGGGTTTTTGTGTCTGATAAATCTGGTTCTGGTTCTAAGTTTCTGTCAGTTTCTCAAGATATATTAGCTGATAATACAAAGTCTAGTGATTCACCCATTTATCAGACTGCTAGAGTTTTTACTCAAACTTCTAGTTATAAATTCCCTATTAGTAAACTTGGTAGGCATTGGATCCGTCTTCATTTTTCCCCCTTTGTGTACCAATCTTATGATATGAGTTTAGCAACTTTCTCTGTTTCAACTCAACAAAATGTGCTCCTTGGAAATTTTAGTCCTAAAAAAGATGTATCTGTTAAGGAGTTTTCTGTTAACGTAACGACGGGTGATCTTGTCATCACTTTTTCTCCTTTGAGTGATTCATTTGCTTATGTAAATGCTTTGGAAGTTGTCTCTGCACCTGATAGTCTTATAACTGATGATGCCTCGACGTTTGGTCCATCTGGGGTGTTTAGTGGTATGTATGCACAAGCACTTGAAACAGTTGCTAGAGTGAATATGGGTGGACCAGCTGTATCGTCTGAAAACGATACACTATGGAGGAGTTGGGTTCCTGATAAGGATTACTTGACACAGCCGGATTTTGCAAAGTCCTTGTCGAAGATTGGATCTGTAAAGTATTTAGCGGGTGGAGCAACGTCGGATATAGCACCACCGAGTGTTTATGGTACTTGTACTAAGATGAATGTGGATGGTGCTGGTAATGATGCTAGTGCTAATTTTAATGTGACGTGGGTGTTCAATGTGGATGTTGGTTTCCAGTATTTCATTCGATTACATTTGTGTGATATTGTGAGTACAGCTGCTAATCAGCTGTTGTTTAATATGTATGTTGATTCGTCGAATATAGCTTCTGATTTTGATCTGAGTTCTAAAGTTCAGAGCAGATTGGCTACCGCGTATTACATGGATTTTGTGACACCACAAGCTAATACCAACAACATTAGCATTAGTATTGGCCCATCTCCAAAGAGTGGGTTTCCAGATGCCTTTCTAAATGGAGTGGAACTACTGAAGTTGAATAATTCTCGAGGCAGCCTTGCTGATGTTTCCTCTATTCCTCCTCCATCGAGCTCGGGTTCAAAAAAGAATATTGGAGTCATCGTGGGCGCGGTTGTAGGCGTGACACTTGTGTTGCTCGTGATTGGTTTTCTGTTTTGTATGCGCAGAAGAAGAAAGCAGGAACAACTTGGCCTGTCGAAAACatggattcctttgtctatagGTGGTGGTGGCTTGTCTCATACTATGGGAAGCAAATACTCAAACGGGACGACCTTAAGTGCTGCTTCTAACTTGAGTTATCGCATTCCTTTTGCAGCCATGCTAGCAGCAACCAAAAAGTTTGATGAGAGTTTGGTCATTGGGATAGGTGGCTTTGGTAAGGTATTCAAGGGAGTTTTAAATGATGGAACGAACGTAGCTATTAAGAGGGGTAATCCTAGCTCCCAACAAGGTCTTAGAGAGTTCCAAACTGAAATAGAGATGCTCTCTCAGTTCCGTCATCGTCATCTTGTTTCATTGATTGGATACTGTGATGAAAAGAATGAGATGATTCTCGTGTACGAGTACATGGAAAATGGGACCCTTAAGAGCCATCTGTATGGTTCGGATATGCCTAGTATGAGCTGGAAACAGAGGCTGGAGATATGTATTGGGGCAGCCAGAGGTCTACACTACCTTCATACTAGCTACGCCAAAGCAGTTATACATCGTGATGTCAAATCAGCAAACATATTGCTTGATGAGAATATGATGGCAAAAGTAGCTGATTTCGGACTTTCTAAGGCAGGACCCGAGCTCGATCAAACTCATGTTAGCACGGCAGTGAAAGGGAGCTTCGGGTACCTAGATCCCGAATATTTCAGGAGGCAGCAATTGACTGAGAAAAGTGATGTTTACTCTTTTGGTGTTGTTCTGTTTGAAGTTCTTTGTGCTAGGCCTGTAATCGATCCATCTCTTCCAAGGGAGATGGTTAATTTAGCTGAATGGGCGATGAAGTGGCAGAAGAAGGGACAACTAGAGCAAATCATAGATCCCAATCTCGCTGGAAAAATAAGACCGGATTCCCTTAGGAAGTTCGGTGAAACAGCAGAGAAATGCTTGGCTGATTTTGGCGTGGACAGGCCTTCAATGGGCGACGTGCTGTGGAACCTCGAGTATGCCCTTCAACTACAAGAGGCAGTTATTCAAGTCGATCCTGACGAGAACAGTAGCAATCTCATCGGAGAACTCTCTCCTCAGGTAAACGATTTCAGTCACGTCGATGCCACTACTTCAGCAATGCAATTCGAAGCGTCGAATCTAGATGATCTATCTGGAGTTTCCATGAGTAAAGTTTTCTCACAATTGGTCAAGTCTGAAGGAAGATAA